CAATCATTCGTTCTTCATTGAAGTCAAGTCATCCTGCAGCTGCTAGTCTTATAGACTACAGAGGGCTGGACCCAGACAGGGATGTTTCAGAACAAGTCACGCGAAATGTTTTTATGTGGATGCGAGAGATGGATGGCTTTCCAATCAACGAACGGGAGATATATAAGCACGAATGGTTTGGCGACGATGATTCGGATGATGAACCAAACTGTCCTGAAGGCGATGCGGGATCATCAGTAGGCCGTAACCTAGCTGTCACTGTAAGCAGTTGGATCTCGGGTGTTGCAACTGCTCGATGCAACTCTATTTGAAGTTGACGTGCACTGGCAGCACGAATATCAGGTAGTATCTACCATGCATAGAGCTGAAGAGACGATAGTGCTATTCGTAATAGGCAACCTCCGGGGAATCAGAAGACTTTAGACCTCAACAAACAAAAAGAGAATACGTTAATTTATCGCACCCCCAAGTGCGTAAAGCTTCACCTAAGCGTTTTTATCACTCGGGCTTGGCGTCTTAAGTTTCCTGACGCCTTTGGGCCACCTTAATAGGGACATCGAAATAAGCTTCCCAAACCGCACGACGGATAGCACTAGTGAAATGAGAGACTGGATTAAAGCTTATAACAAAAAGAGTGTGATTTAGGTCGCTCCAGACTACTCCTAATGTATTTTCTGATGTCTACCTATCTGTAATCAGCGCCAGTGGAAATATTGTTAACTGTGAACGAAAAAGCAACGGCGATGGTTCTTATGTTGCAGCAGTTGGTCAAGCACCGTGGTACAGCGCCTAAATAGTTGAACGCTACATCCTAGTGCTACAGTCCAAAATCAATTCTATCTCTTCAGGCGGCATAAAGCTCCGGCGGGGTCACGACAGGGGTGTAGGACCTATCAAGATGAGCGCTACTTGAAGTACATTCTCACACACCTAAATTTGCGTGTcatagaagtaccagcagtCAGCCGTGTTACAAATAGCTACATCACATACTTTGCAACCGTACACGGTCTGCACCCTTCGTTCATTTCCTGATATCGGCTGTAAATAACctcctttttccttcttccttttaAAGGGTCGGGCCTGACCCTGCCGGAAGCCTTTGCAAGCTAGGCAGCTTGAATGTATGCCCCGATggacatgattgatatctctttgtAGGTGAATTTGCCGTGCTTCTGTATCCTCGATGTCTTCTTCCATTCCTGTACGGCCTCTCTTCCTTATGTGACTTTCAGTTGCGTATCTGTTGAAAATGGCATTATAAATGCACTCCTTCCAAGCTTTAAGCATGCTATAGGGCTTCCAACGAGGCTGCCGTGTTTTCTTCTgtaaaatgaagctattcgcaagtgCGAATTCAAGGAGGAAAGACCAAAGCAACGCCTGCCAAGGACCGCGCCGGAATCGGTGCTGATATGTTGTATAAGACCGTATCTGATCGCCGCGGTCAACGTGATTCAGTTCATCGTTATACTGAGCGGCAACAGTAGGAATAGGGATTATCTTGAAGCTATCACCATTGAAGACCTGCTGCAGGCGCTGTGACTCTGCCTTTGTGCCTCTTTTGGCGGgctttttcctcttttttgGTGTGCGCTCGTGAGGGGCTCCGCTAAGCACAgttgaaaggaagagcaCGATGCTGCTATCTTTCCAAGCGATTTGGATGACCTAGGGAGAAAGGGAAAGGACAAATTAGTAAGGGAAATACAGGTAAAGCTGTCCATACCTGTTTATCTTGTGTCGGGATCAAATATACCTCGTTATATTGCAAAGCTATGCCGTCAGGAGCTTTTCCGGTCTCTTTTACATGCTTCATCTCGGTGGTGATGCCGCAGTTAGGGCGTGCCGTGCCTGTGGCACCGTGGCCAAGCTGCCGAAGAAGGCGGAAGAGCTGCGGCGACGAGAAGAGGTTATCCGTGAAGACGTGATGTGTCTGCGTTGACAGCCTTTTTAGTAGGTGAACCACGACGCTTTGTGTATTATTGAGAGGAATCTCGGTCCGtagctttcccttcttgccATACGGCGTTGGTGTAGGTAGCTCGACTATAACAGCCTTGTATGGTGATGCCTTCATgtgccaaagccactgcAGAAAGAAGCCCTGTTGGGCGATAACCCAGACTTTGAACCCCACGGGCGTGGGTTTATTCTTGACGACCgttgtctcttttgatctGCCTGTAAAAGGGAtcatacactcatctacagTGAGGTTAGTCCCTGGAGAATAGAGCTCGATAGACACCCTTTGTATGTGATtagaccactcttcagccgctTGGAAGGTCTTTGGAAGGTCGCTCTCATCCCTCACATCGAGCTTGGTGTAGTCAAAAGTGCGGAAATACCTCGTGATCAGCTCGAACTTCCGTAAcggcatgaacttgatgattgagtGAAGAGGGCGCTGATCTCCTAGGCTAGGGGACTTCCAATGGTCTTTGATCGATATTTCCCTATGAATTCCTAGGTAAATAAGGACCCCAAGCCATACATAAGCTGTTGCGGTGGAGATGCCTTCCCACTTGAGAATGCGGGACTGTTTGGAAAGGGGGGTATTCCAGTTGTCAATAACGGCATTTTTAAGTAAGTGAGCGACCCAGCTGTTGGTGTATTTAATCCATGACTGTATAAGGGAAATAGGTACGAAAAGCTGGAATAATTCAAGCGGTTCCTTGGGTAGagggttgatcttgaaatcACGATATTCTAGGTTGAAAGGTTGAAAATCATCACCGCAGCCCTCTTCAGGCGGAAAAATAAGCACGCCGGTGGGGCCATCAGCCGCCCTCAAAGGCAGGGTATCAAAGCTGTGATCATCTATATAATCAGGTATCTCTTGGGAGCTCATCGTTTTAATTAAGATGCATTAGGGTCAATTTGTATGAGgattttgatgattttggcTGCGTTgaatgaagaagctgtctgaCGAGAACTTTACGTACCCCGCAGGTACTGGCGGCCAATACATGGGCACCTAGGTGCCCAAATAAAATAGCGCACCAGGTGCCCAAATTATGTCAGCAATCGTCGCCCCGATTGGCCAGCGCGCGTTTGACATGACCGACGCGACCTGCGCTCTGTATGATAGCAACACAGCCAACGAAAATGGACCAAAGCCACCGGCTTGCCTTCCCGGACGATGCCCTCCCGCCTGAAGGCATATACAAATCCCGTGAGTCTCTATTGGCAGCCATTAATTCTTGGGCGAAACCCCGAGGTTATGCGTTCACGACGGGGAAATCATTAAAGACGTCAAGTGGCCGAATCAAAGTCATATTTGCCTGTGATCGAAATAAACTCCCACCGAGCACATCTATTACACGCCAACGCCGCACTTGTAGCCGAAGAACCGGCTGTAAGTTTTCAGTGCTGGCCAAGCAATCATTGGATGGAAATACGTGGGTCCTAAGCCATCGACCAGACAAGGAGTATGCCCACCACAATCATCCACCGAGTCCGGACGCGTCTGCACACCCGGCGCATCGCCAACTTAACGAGAGAGATGCAGCAATTATTTCGAGCCTGACAACTGCTGGCGCTGCTCCTCGAGATATCAG
This genomic interval from Fusarium oxysporum f. sp. lycopersici 4287 chromosome 3, whole genome shotgun sequence contains the following:
- a CDS encoding hypothetical protein (At least one base has a quality score < 10), with protein sequence MSSQEIPDYIDDHSFDTLPLRAADGPTGVLIFPPEEGCGDDFQPFNLEYRDFKINPLPKEPLELFQLFVPISLIQSWIKYTNSWVAHLLKNAVIDNWNTPLSKQSRILKWEGISTATAYVWLGVLIYLGIHREISIKDHWKSPSLGDQRPLHSIIKFMPLRKFELITRYFRTFDYTKLDVRDESDLPKTFQAAEEWSNHIQRVSIELYSPGTNLTVDECMIPFTGRSKETTVVKNKPTPVGFKVWVIAQQGFFLQWLWHMKASPYKAVIVELPTPTPYGKKGKLRTEIPLNNTQSVVVHLLKRLSTQTHHVFTDNLFSSPQLFRLLRQLGHGATGTARPNCGITTEMKHVKETGKAPDGIALQYNEVYLIPTQDKQVIQIAWKDSSIVLFLSTVLSGAPHERTPKKRKKPAKRGTKAESQRLQQVFNGDSFKIIPIPTVAAQYNDELNHVDRGDQIRSYTTYQHRFRRGPWQALLWSFLLEFALANSFILQKKTRQPRWKPYSMLKAWKEEAVQEWKKTSRIQKHGKFTYKEISIMSIGAYIQAA